The Venturia canescens isolate UGA chromosome 7, ASM1945775v1, whole genome shotgun sequence genome segment CCGGTTCTCCAAGTGTTCGGAAATTCCGAAAGCTCCCGACAGATCTTTTGGATCAACAGAAAACGCAGTTGCATTTGTTGAGGGATTTAAATTATTCTGCTCGtgataaaatgtttttcgtttaaaaattcattggaaATATTCATTTCGATTCGATCACCTCGTTGTATCCGAGGAAGCCAAATTCGCGGGTGAAGTTACCCATGAAACCTTGGTCGAGGGCTGGAGCACCGATCGGACTTTCCTCGCTGTCGTTCTTCGGCATCGATGCCAAAATGAAAGTTCTCCCGTACATTGGCAGACCAAGAACGAGCTTATCGACCGGAGCACCAAGCTTCATTAAGTGGTTTATGCTCTTCTCCTGTCAAAAAGATTCTTCGTACAGAATACTAAGCATGAATTATTGACAGAATGATTCTTGATCAAATGGAAAGTGATTTTCAGTggattatgaaaaataatgaaatggaaCTCGATTCTTACGACGCAGAGCTCATCGTCGCATTGCAACGGTGCGTTCGGTAAGACCTTCTTGTCCCAGGCTCCGTGATAATCATACGCCATGAGATGAATGAAGTCAAGATACTTTGAAATTTCCGGAACATCGTAAGCGGCGTCAATGGTCGCTCTATCCGCACTTATCGCTGCTGTCAACAGCAACCCCCGACTCTTCAAAACGCCGCTCAATTCCTGAAGGAAGTAACGTTCGTGCGCTGTCAATTATCGAACGCCGTACGAGTGCAAACGGAGTCGATATTGTTGCTTTCTCGAATACGTTTGACAGGTgacttgtcaaaaaaaaaattgttgagaaaGCTCCGTTTTTACATCGCCGTTGCGTCGCTCCAACGTACCTGGACGAGGCTGACGAAATTTTGCTTGTCCTGCGGAGCACCGCCTCGTTTGCCGGGGAACTCCCAGTCGAGGTCCAGTCCATCAaagtcataatttctttaaaaaaaacagttaTCAGAGCAAAGCCTTCATCTCTGGAAAAACgatgattgaaaatatttcgcaaATGCGATTCGTCGCTATACTTCATGAACTGGAGAACGCTGTTGACGAAGAGGCCTCTTCTCGTCGGCGAGGAAGCGAGAGCAGAGTAATTGGCGCTCCCCTCGTTCCATCCACCAATCGCCAAAGAAACTTTGAGTCCCGGATATTGGCGACGGAGACCGGTCATCTTGCGGTAAGTTCCTTTACctgtttaattgaaattttcgaaattacaGTCTGTATCGtttcaaaaatcttttttatcactttaaaACTTCAGGCTCTTCTCCACCTTCGCATTTCTTTTAAGGTGACACAGTCTCGCTGAAGCGTTTTTCCatagaaatttcattaatttcaagAACTCATTGCACACACTTTAATAATATCGTGCAACGCTCGAAAAGAATGAACCTTCAAATTTGAGACTAAAAAATAGTGCAGATTTTTTAAGGTacaactggatggatagctcgaccaaaaattatatctgattggaatttccgtacttcgcgatgcaataaaaatctgaaaaaattcaacaacatttggaaagctatgagcaacaattatcaataataatattgcccagaagttaataacaaattgtttaaacaattaattattcaataattttgcggtgacttattgtttttttttacgaatcaaatgcgtgtatttttccgaatgctcatgaattttttccgaattttcgtggatttttgaaatttcttaaaaaaatttggaaaaaattttttaaaaatctgaattttggatatgttttagaagacatatttaccttcagttttgaaaagtctcaaggttaccggatcaaaaatgtacaaatagagccacttaaaaaatttaaaaaagggaatttcaaaaattcacgaaaattttttaaaaaatcatgagcattcggaaaaatgcgctcgattcgtaaaaaaaagctagggtttactgtaaaattgttaaaaaattatttatttaaacaatttattaatatatttggacaatattattattgataattgtagttacgaagtacggaaattccgatcaggtacaatttatcggctgggctgtccatccagtaataccttaatgctggagagaaaaaaataattaaaaatttgagatccAAAAAATAgtttagattttttaattctagagagaaaaaaataattcaaaatttgacattcaaaaaatttaccataATCTTCCTCGAGATCGGCCCAAGGATCGAGGCTCCTTATGGACCATGTCGTTACATTGAGACCAGCAAAAGCGTAGATCAAATGGGTGCAGTGCTCCGggcgtaaattttcaaattgaaattgTCCTTTTCCTGGTCGGTAGGCAGCCCACGAAGCCACGTAACACACGACAACTTTATCGTGCCTCGGTCGGGATGTTTCTAAGCAAAAATAAACATGCGAAAATCACCGATCAGTGCACACGATTGCACTGTAtccattatgaaaaatttcatatcgaaaaaatttaaaaaaaaaacgtaattttgaaaaaattccaattttttcgactgCTTCTCGTAAGGAGTAGTCAAAGTGCATTGGATTGCGATtgcagaaaaaataaatttactaATTTTGCTACCCCATCccgagaacatttttttcttacgaaattgcaaaaaattacAGCACGTTCATAGCTGTatgaaacagattttttttatttttacttggCATGGAATCGGAGTGGTTGTCAATGTAtcttatttaaatttttttttaaatattattatatattatattaaatattgtaatatttaattattcatttattttaattatcattattcatttttttccatatattttttatttattattggtttaatatatataaattaatattaataattaaataagcaaaaataattatgattgatgaaattaataatattgaataataataaatattacaatATTCAGTAGTCCCCACGAGCCTGTTTTCATTGAGCTTTGCACCGACCAAAAAAGGATAAAACGCGACTCTCCCATTAAAATGCGTTACGTAAATATTTCGAGTCGATCCATCGCGACCatacttttcaaattttgcaGATAACGGTAAAATAGGCTCATGGGAGGAAGCCGCTTGACGACGTGAATATACACAGTCAGCTTGCCATGGAGGACGCGACGATGaataaataacaattttaaaaacagCAATTCAATTATTTGCACGCCAGTTGTCTGCGCTCTCACGAAATCCATCGAATGCGCAGGTTTTAGCAATGCGTTAAACTTCCGCCGGTATTTCTACCTCATACTTTTGAGTAATAAACGAGAATTATATCGGTTATTAAATTCACTGCGTTACTTCATTTTTGATCGCAATATTAACGGCGCTCGACAAAGCGTAGCTTTTGATTCGGTCGCATTGTTATGAAATCGTCGGTGTTGTTCGTATTATTGacttaaaatttgaaaaaaaaatctcgtgcTTTATTTCATCAGAGGAATGGGCTGCTACGAATGATCATAATGTTTCAGTGCGGCATGTCCTTAAAACGACTTTACTTATTTGCATAGAAATGTCGAAGAGGTCGTAACGCGGCAAATAGAAAGTGAATGAGAATAAGAGACCCGTTGAAAGGTCACCGTGCGAgagatgaaacgaaaaaagcagCGCCACCGAGCACCGAACAAAAACAGTTGAAGTGACATtgaatttctcacgaaatCCGTCGCTCGATCTATACTAAAAAGTAGTTAACTACGCGACATTCGAAAAGTTTTCGAATCAACGTTAATCAGTGGATAAAACGCGCGAAGAGTCACGAAATCGTCGGAAAAAACAGCGTTAAATCTGGAAGAAAAACTACGactaaaaatttgtcaaattatGCTGCGTCGATCGACTCACCGATTAATCCGTGATTGTCAGCTACGAAAAACGCTAAAAAACACGCTACAGTACTCAACAATATGCCACGAGCCATCGTCGTTTCCTGGCGTCGTGTGACAAcgtattgaaaaacaaaaggaacAAAACAAAGGACGAAAAAGCGTTCTCGTCGACCGGCGTGTGTATGGCGTAGGGATTAAATATCAGGCAGATAGCGAGAGCGCGGACAACGTGCTGGAAGCCTTTCACCCGCTATACTGCTGAGCACTCTTGCTTCGTCGAGAGAACAGCATAATAACGGACAAGGGAAGACGAGCGGTGAACGAACGGGAATAAATGTACAGCGGTGCGGATGCGAAAGGATACCGCATCCCAACAGACCCGAAACCTGTTGTTCGAAAACTCGAACGTcgtttgaggttataaagacACACGCTTGAAGAAAATACTAGTGGAAAAGGGGCTCCTCTGGGcgacattaaataaaattagaaCGCACGTTGATAAaagattttattaataaactgTTGAAATATTGATAGTTGGATAAGATAGCGCGAATGATCGGCGACATGTGACCGTTAACTTAATTCGCGATTGAATTCTCCCGGCGCCTTGgcatcaaattttcagattatCTTTGTTACCGACCGTCGATAATGCCGCACTCGAATGTTCACAAATCTACCGTAACGGCAGCAGCCACGTCCGCGTTCGCGTTGACCCACCAATCAATCGTATCCTCAATGCGCAACGATGTTTGGACATCCGTTCTGGATTGATGAGGAAGTCACGTGAGCCCAAACCACGACTGGGATTGGTCGATCGGCCGCTTCGTTGCATTCAACGTTgttatctctctctcctcaAATCTGTACGATTCGCATCCAAATGTGCTGCAGCTCTAACTCATCCATGAAAATGCAGTGTTATACGAGCATCACACCGTGTAAACATTGACGGTACGATCGAGCCGATGCAAAACTTGAAAtgtcatagaaaaaaataaaacgaatcgGAACACGCGATACGGAATCAAAAGCACGTCGAGACGGTTCCTGGAATTCCAAAGACCTTTACCGTCGCGTATATATAAGCAACTAGCATCGCCatcttattattttcatacGTAGTTTCGTATAGATGTTGTTGTTCTAAGCTCAGTGCGATTAGATCACATCGTGTAATTGACGGGTCGGACCAGGAGAGTCATACGACTGCGCAACatcgattcatttttcaagttcTGTTTACAAGGCCGTTGCAACTGCGATACATGGCGTATTATTCGGGGCTTCGTAATGAAGTAAGTGTAACGTTTTAAGTGTACTgagacttaaaaaaaataacaaaataaaaggtTCCTCGAATGAGCGAATGATGGGTCGAAgcataaatgtttt includes the following:
- the LOC122413352 gene encoding probable chitinase 2; this encodes MARGILLSTVACFLAFFVADNHGLIETSRPRHDKVVVCYVASWAAYRPGKGQFQFENLRPEHCTHLIYAFAGLNVTTWSIRSLDPWADLEEDYGKGTYRKMTGLRRQYPGLKVSLAIGGWNEGSANYSALASSPTRRGLFVNSVLQFMKNYDFDGLDLDWEFPGKRGGAPQDKQNFVSLVQELSGVLKSRGLLLTAAISADRATIDAAYDVPEISKYLDFIHLMAYDYHGAWDKKVLPNAPLQCDDELCVEKSINHLMKLGAPVDKLVLGLPMYGRTFILASMPKNDSEESPIGAPALDQGFMGNFTREFGFLGYNEICRELSEFPNTWRTGWYEDGYSAYAVNGDRVVVYDNVKSLVKKAAYVTKMRLAGVMIWSIDTDDFRGDCSKLHADVLDPLISSDYPLMRSINLALTKSTEIDDNSIESFSPPVFLSGYIILSTCFIYVW